The Tolypothrix sp. NIES-4075 DNA window AACTTTCAGCATGTTGAACTTGATATTCGCGATCGCTTGGGAATTCTCAATTGCATAAAGTCCTTAAAACCGGACATGCTAGTTCACACTGCTGCTCAACCCAGCCATGACCTAGCAGCATCTCGACCATTCGATGATTTTGATGTTAACGCTGTTGGTACTCTCAACCTTCTAGAAGCAGTTAATAAGCACGTTCCTGAAGCAGTGTTTATTCACATGAGTACCAATAAAGTTTATGGCGATCGACCCAATACTATCTCTTTAAAAGAGTTAGATACCCGTTGGGATTATGACGATCCCTATTACTACAATGGCATTGCTGAAGACTTCTCTATCGACCAAAGTAAACATAGTATTTTCGGAGCTTCTAAGGTAGCTGCTGATGTTTTAGTACAAGAATACGGACGTTATTTTAATATCAAAACATGCTGTTTGCGTGGTGGTTGTCTCACAGGACCAAATCATAGCGGTGTTGAATTACATGGATTTTTGAGTTATTTAATTAAGTGCAATTTAGAAGGGAAACTTTATCGCATTTATGGATACAAAGGTAAACAAGTAAGGGATAACATTCATTCTCTAGATGTAGCCAGATTTATTCATGCCTTTTGGGGAAATCCCCGTTGTGCTGAGGTTTATAATTTAGGTGGTGGTAGGCAAAA harbors:
- a CDS encoding NAD-dependent epimerase/dehydratase family protein, with the protein product MNKLLVTGSSGLIGSEVVDYFCKEGWQVYGIDNNQRADFFGPAGDTRWNQKRLLETHQNFQHVELDIRDRLGILNCIKSLKPDMLVHTAAQPSHDLAASRPFDDFDVNAVGTLNLLEAVNKHVPEAVFIHMSTNKVYGDRPNTISLKELDTRWDYDDPYYYNGIAEDFSIDQSKHSIFGASKVAADVLVQEYGRYFNIKTCCLRGGCLTGPNHSGVELHGFLSYLIKCNLEGKLYRIYGYKGKQVRDNIHSLDVARFIHAFWGNPRCAEVYNLGGGRQNSCSILEAFERIATLSGKRMNYEYVDKNREGDHICYISDLSKMQAQYPEWSLTKSLDDIFEEIYKSWQHRL